One segment of Anatilimnocola aggregata DNA contains the following:
- the carB gene encoding carbamoyl-phosphate synthase large subunit produces the protein MPKRTDLKKILLIGSGPIVIGQACEFDYSGTQACKALREEGYEVVLVNSNPATIMTDPEMADRTYIEPLTWEIVEKIIEKERPCAILPTLGGQTGLNLAMDLAKHGVLAKYNCEMIGARPDVIAKAEERELFKQAMHKIGLSVCKGETVKTVEHARKVLEMVGLPAIVRPSFTMGGSGSGIAYNREEFDRMVRNGLDLSPVTEVLVEESIIGWKEYEMEVVRDMDDNVVIICSIENFDPMGVHTGDSITVAPAQTLSDKEYQRMRDASIAVIREIGVETGGSNIQFAINPKNGRMIVIEMNPRVSRSSALASKATGFPIAKIAAKLAVGFRLHELANDITRKTLACFEPSIDYVVTKIPRFAFEKFPEADATLMTQMKSVGETMAIGRTFKESFQKALRGLEVGAFGFGCDNKDLWGTPHQPSADDIRAKLAVPNADRVWYLRYAIKSGMSLAEIFQLTFIDPWFLEQLLGIVQMEDSLRAIGDISRVDDATFRKAKQFGFSDRQLSTMWGVPEIDVRSNRKARGLVPTYKAVDTCAAEFEAYTPYFYSTYEEEDETPPRKPGKKRVMILGGGPNRIGQGIEFDYCCCHASFALRELGIESVMVNSNPETVSTDYDTSDLLFFEPLTTEDVLNIFDRIEPEGVIVQFGGQTPLNLSRALHNAGVPIIGTSVETIEAAEDREKFAKILTALNLKQPANGIARNMNQARAEAERVGFPCLVRPSFVLGGRAMEICYDHSQFERFVAEAFVVAQGQPVLIDRFLEDATEVDVDCICDGENVIIAGIMEHIEEAGVHSGDSACAIPPYSLPGPIVQEIREATAAMALHLKVIGLMNVQFAVKKEDGKMAVYVLEVNPRASRTVPFVAKATGMPVAKIAAKVMTGVTLPELGVTREPIPSHVSVKESVFPFRKFAGVDIVLGPEMRSTGEVMGISERFSIAFAKGQLAAGTILPTEGKIFVSVSARHKESVVELARRLKKLGHELVATEGTARRLEEAGILVTHVKKIVEGRPNLLDYLNDGQIKLVINTPSGKGARTDEGRIRAAAVQLGVPCITTIQAAEAAVKAMEALREETMEVQALQDRFPAIKPTPVLLPVEAGE, from the coding sequence GTGCCAAAGCGAACTGACCTCAAGAAGATTTTGCTGATTGGCTCCGGTCCCATTGTGATCGGCCAGGCTTGCGAGTTTGACTATTCGGGTACGCAAGCTTGCAAAGCGCTGCGCGAAGAGGGGTACGAAGTGGTGCTGGTGAACAGCAACCCGGCCACGATCATGACCGATCCGGAAATGGCTGACCGGACCTACATCGAACCGCTGACGTGGGAGATCGTCGAAAAGATCATCGAAAAAGAGCGTCCTTGCGCGATCCTGCCTACACTTGGCGGCCAAACGGGCCTCAACCTCGCGATGGATCTGGCCAAGCACGGCGTGCTCGCGAAGTACAACTGCGAAATGATCGGCGCACGCCCCGATGTCATCGCCAAGGCCGAAGAACGCGAGCTGTTCAAGCAGGCGATGCACAAGATTGGCCTCTCGGTTTGCAAGGGTGAAACCGTCAAGACTGTCGAACACGCCCGCAAGGTGCTCGAGATGGTCGGTCTCCCCGCCATCGTCCGCCCTAGCTTTACGATGGGTGGCAGCGGTTCGGGCATCGCCTACAACCGCGAAGAATTCGACCGGATGGTGCGGAACGGCCTCGATTTGTCGCCCGTCACCGAAGTGCTGGTCGAAGAATCAATCATCGGCTGGAAAGAATACGAGATGGAAGTCGTCCGCGACATGGACGACAACGTAGTCATCATCTGCTCGATCGAAAATTTCGATCCGATGGGCGTTCACACCGGCGACTCCATCACCGTCGCTCCCGCTCAAACCCTGAGCGACAAAGAATATCAGCGGATGCGCGATGCGAGCATCGCCGTCATTCGCGAGATCGGCGTCGAAACCGGTGGTTCCAACATTCAATTTGCGATTAATCCGAAAAACGGCCGGATGATCGTCATCGAAATGAACCCGCGCGTCAGTCGCAGCAGCGCGCTGGCCAGCAAGGCGACGGGCTTTCCGATTGCCAAGATTGCCGCGAAACTCGCTGTTGGCTTTCGGCTGCACGAATTGGCCAACGATATCACGCGCAAGACGCTGGCCTGCTTCGAGCCTTCGATCGACTACGTCGTTACCAAGATTCCCCGCTTTGCCTTCGAAAAATTCCCCGAAGCTGATGCGACGCTGATGACGCAAATGAAGAGCGTCGGCGAGACGATGGCCATTGGCCGGACGTTTAAGGAATCCTTCCAGAAAGCGCTGCGTGGACTCGAAGTCGGCGCGTTCGGCTTTGGGTGCGACAACAAGGATCTCTGGGGCACACCGCATCAGCCCTCGGCCGACGACATTCGCGCGAAGCTCGCCGTGCCCAACGCCGATCGAGTCTGGTACTTGCGCTATGCGATCAAGAGCGGAATGTCGCTCGCCGAAATCTTTCAACTCACGTTCATCGATCCTTGGTTTCTCGAGCAGTTGCTCGGCATCGTGCAGATGGAAGATTCGCTGCGCGCGATCGGCGATATCTCGCGCGTCGACGATGCCACGTTCCGCAAAGCCAAGCAATTTGGCTTTTCCGATCGCCAACTATCGACGATGTGGGGAGTGCCCGAAATCGATGTGCGCAGCAATCGCAAAGCGCGCGGGCTGGTTCCCACGTACAAGGCGGTCGATACCTGTGCTGCGGAGTTCGAAGCCTACACTCCTTACTTCTATTCGACCTACGAAGAAGAAGACGAAACGCCGCCGCGCAAGCCGGGCAAGAAGCGGGTCATGATCCTCGGTGGTGGTCCGAACCGCATCGGCCAGGGGATCGAGTTCGACTATTGCTGCTGCCACGCCAGTTTCGCGCTACGAGAATTGGGCATCGAATCGGTGATGGTCAACAGCAACCCCGAAACGGTCAGTACCGATTACGACACCAGCGATCTCCTCTTCTTCGAACCACTCACCACCGAAGACGTGCTGAATATCTTCGACCGGATCGAGCCCGAAGGAGTGATTGTGCAGTTCGGCGGGCAAACACCGCTGAATTTGTCGCGGGCGCTGCACAACGCCGGCGTGCCGATCATTGGTACGAGTGTCGAAACAATCGAAGCAGCTGAGGACCGCGAAAAGTTCGCCAAGATTCTCACCGCGCTCAATCTCAAACAACCGGCCAACGGCATTGCCCGCAACATGAACCAAGCGCGAGCCGAGGCCGAGCGAGTTGGCTTCCCGTGCCTCGTTCGCCCCAGCTTTGTGCTCGGCGGACGGGCGATGGAAATCTGCTACGACCATTCACAGTTCGAACGCTTTGTGGCGGAAGCATTTGTGGTGGCTCAGGGTCAGCCAGTGCTCATCGATCGCTTTTTGGAAGATGCCACCGAAGTCGACGTCGACTGCATTTGCGACGGCGAAAATGTCATCATCGCTGGCATTATGGAACACATCGAAGAAGCCGGCGTCCACTCGGGCGACTCGGCCTGCGCGATTCCTCCCTATAGCTTGCCCGGACCAATCGTTCAGGAGATTCGCGAAGCAACCGCAGCCATGGCCCTGCACTTGAAAGTGATTGGGCTGATGAACGTGCAGTTCGCGGTCAAGAAAGAAGATGGCAAGATGGCCGTCTATGTGCTTGAGGTGAATCCTCGCGCCAGCCGCACGGTGCCGTTTGTTGCCAAGGCCACGGGAATGCCCGTGGCGAAGATCGCGGCCAAGGTGATGACCGGCGTCACATTGCCTGAACTAGGCGTCACGCGCGAGCCGATTCCCTCACACGTCAGCGTGAAGGAGAGCGTCTTTCCGTTCCGCAAGTTCGCTGGCGTCGATATCGTGCTCGGTCCCGAGATGCGCAGCACGGGCGAAGTGATGGGCATTAGCGAGCGGTTCAGCATCGCGTTTGCCAAGGGGCAATTAGCCGCAGGGACGATTTTGCCGACAGAAGGAAAGATCTTCGTCAGTGTCTCGGCTCGGCACAAAGAATCGGTCGTCGAACTTGCCCGCCGCTTGAAGAAGCTGGGGCACGAACTGGTGGCCACCGAAGGAACCGCTCGCCGACTGGAAGAAGCGGGCATTCTGGTGACGCACGTGAAAAAGATTGTCGAAGGGCGGCCAAATCTGCTCGACTATTTGAACGATGGACAAATCAAGCTCGTCATCAACACGCCGAGCGGCAAGGGAGCACGGACCGACGAGGGGCGCATTCGGGCAGCAGCGGTGCAACTTGGCGTCCCGTGCATCACCACCATTCAAGCGGCCGAAGCAGCAGTGAAGGCGATGGAAGCGTTGCGGGAAGAAACGATGGAAGTGCAGGCGCTGCAAGATCGTTTTCCCGCCATCAAACCCACGCCAGTTCTGTTGCCCGTGGAAGCGGGAGAATAG
- the fba gene encoding class II fructose-bisphosphate aldolase (catalyzes the reversible aldol condensation of dihydroxyacetonephosphate and glyceraldehyde 3-phosphate in the Calvin cycle, glycolysis, and/or gluconeogenesis), whose translation MPLVTLRTVLDHAAENNYGVAAFNVNNMEQIQSIMEAAKETDSPVIVQASRGARSYSQDNYLRHLMLAAAELYPQIPIVMHQDHGNSVKTCLSAIENGFTSVMMDGSLEEDGKTPASYEYNVKVTSEVVKLAHAKGVGVEGELGCLGSLESGEGEAEDGHGAEGVLSHDQLLTDPVQAQDFVAKTGIDALAVAIGTSHGAYKFTRPPKGDVLAMDRIIAIHKLLPNCHLVMHGSSSVPQDLQDELNKYGGKMKPTWGVPVEEIQLGIKNGVRKINVDTDNRMAITAAVRKALMESPEKFDPRDYMKPARDAMKKVCVARMVSFGQAGNASKLMASGTVK comes from the coding sequence ATGCCACTCGTTACCCTGCGCACCGTTCTGGATCATGCTGCTGAAAACAACTACGGCGTTGCTGCCTTCAACGTCAATAACATGGAGCAGATCCAGTCGATCATGGAAGCGGCCAAAGAAACCGACTCGCCCGTGATTGTGCAGGCCAGCCGCGGCGCTCGCTCGTACTCGCAAGACAACTACCTCCGCCACTTGATGCTCGCCGCTGCGGAACTCTATCCGCAGATTCCGATCGTCATGCACCAGGATCACGGCAACAGCGTGAAGACCTGCTTGTCGGCCATCGAAAATGGCTTCACCAGCGTGATGATGGACGGCAGCCTCGAAGAAGACGGCAAGACCCCGGCCAGCTACGAATACAACGTGAAGGTCACCAGCGAAGTGGTGAAACTCGCCCATGCCAAGGGTGTGGGTGTGGAAGGTGAACTCGGCTGCCTCGGTTCGCTCGAAAGTGGCGAAGGCGAAGCGGAAGACGGCCATGGTGCCGAAGGGGTCCTCTCGCACGATCAACTGCTGACCGATCCGGTCCAGGCTCAAGACTTCGTCGCCAAGACCGGCATCGATGCTTTGGCCGTCGCCATCGGCACCAGCCACGGCGCTTACAAGTTCACTCGCCCGCCCAAGGGTGACGTGCTGGCCATGGACCGCATCATTGCCATTCACAAGCTCCTGCCGAACTGCCACCTGGTGATGCACGGCAGCAGCAGCGTGCCGCAAGACCTGCAAGACGAATTGAACAAGTACGGCGGCAAAATGAAGCCGACCTGGGGCGTGCCGGTGGAAGAAATCCAACTCGGCATCAAGAACGGTGTGCGCAAGATCAACGTCGACACCGACAACCGTATGGCCATCACCGCCGCAGTCCGCAAGGCTCTGATGGAAAGCCCCGAAAAATTCGATCCTCGCGACTACATGAAGCCCGCTCGCGACGCCATGAAGAAGGTCTGCGTCGCCCGCATGGTCAGCTTCGGCCAAGCCGGCAACGCCAGCAAGCTGATGGCCAGCGGCACGGTGAAGTAG
- the uvrA gene encoding excinuclease ABC subunit UvrA translates to MERGQIELRGVEVHNLKHIDLDLPRGKLIVFCGASGSGKTSLALDTLYAEGQRRFIESFSTYTRQFLQRLEKPAAERIDGIPAAIAVTRDEGSKSNRTTIGSVTETIDYLRLLMARIGRLTCPSCGQPIERESPQEAAAVISELPAGAKLLIVAPLALTPEQAAAGPQQLLTEMRERGFARAIVDGQTLQLDQPATWPKQSAGTIRLVIDRLVAGQSAPRRVVDSLETAFKQAQGHCEVWWQADDANSFTRSSITEQLDQQAWRVWSFVSELRCPRCQVTYPQPEPRHFSFNNALGACPTCEGFGNLVDLDFELIVPDPSKSIREGAIAPWNTPAYEHELQELLALSSDYQIPIDVPFGELLPKHVELIREGVPERNFGGLKGFFAWLEKRKYKMHLRVYLNRWRSTRDCPSCHGARLNPLALAWKINGLNLAELSALRLDAAQRLFQDLPLTPRDRQVSRTMLEQVRGRLQFLVKVGLGYLSLDRTLRTLSSGESQRVALTSALGSSLVNMLYVLDEPSVGLHPRDVEPLVQAIRALQQRGNTVVVVEHEEAMIRAGDWIVEIGPGAGELGGRVTFQGTLPELLNAQGSTTGDFMAGRRGVSRPAQRRAPRGSLRLLGARGNNLKNLKVDFPLGVLCLVTGVSGAGKSTLVQDTLYGALCRRKKKDCDKPLPYDDVIGDGQIDDVVLVDQSPIGRSPRSNPVTYIKAFDEIRKVFAETVEARTHNYTAGHFSFNVDGGRCDACQGEGYIQVEMQFLADVFMKCTQCHGTRYRREILAVTYRGRNIADVLDMTVREAFSFFRGQAKVQGKLKQLIDVGLDYLRLGQPANTLSAGESQRLKLAAHLSEATRSRTLFLLDEPTTGLHFADIVQLLDCFDALLAIGHSLIVVEHNLQLMRSADYIIDVGPGAADEGGTIVVQGTPEEVAAHPDSITGQYLKEALEAVETAIAEATAAEANTNE, encoded by the coding sequence GTGGAACGTGGGCAGATCGAACTTCGTGGCGTCGAGGTGCATAATCTCAAGCACATCGACCTCGATCTGCCGCGCGGCAAGCTGATTGTCTTTTGTGGCGCGAGTGGCAGCGGCAAGACGAGCCTGGCCCTCGATACGCTCTATGCCGAAGGTCAGCGGCGGTTCATCGAGAGCTTTTCGACCTACACGCGGCAATTTCTCCAACGGCTCGAGAAGCCCGCGGCCGAGCGCATCGACGGCATTCCTGCAGCGATTGCCGTGACTCGCGACGAAGGGAGCAAGTCGAATCGCACGACCATTGGCAGCGTTACCGAGACGATCGACTATTTACGGCTGCTCATGGCGCGCATCGGCCGCCTGACCTGCCCCAGCTGTGGTCAGCCCATCGAGCGGGAGTCGCCCCAAGAGGCCGCCGCCGTCATTAGCGAGCTTCCCGCTGGCGCCAAGCTGTTGATTGTGGCTCCCTTGGCACTTACGCCGGAGCAAGCGGCTGCTGGCCCGCAGCAACTGCTGACCGAAATGCGCGAGCGTGGCTTTGCGCGAGCTATCGTGGATGGCCAGACGTTGCAACTCGATCAGCCCGCGACCTGGCCGAAGCAATCAGCGGGAACGATCAGGCTGGTGATCGACCGCCTTGTCGCTGGCCAATCAGCCCCACGGCGCGTGGTCGATTCGCTCGAAACGGCCTTCAAGCAAGCCCAAGGACATTGCGAAGTCTGGTGGCAGGCCGATGATGCAAACTCGTTCACACGCTCCAGCATTACCGAGCAACTCGATCAACAGGCTTGGCGAGTCTGGAGCTTCGTTTCCGAATTACGTTGTCCTCGTTGCCAAGTGACATATCCGCAGCCCGAGCCGCGCCATTTTAGTTTCAATAACGCACTCGGGGCTTGCCCGACCTGCGAAGGCTTTGGCAATCTCGTCGACCTCGATTTCGAGTTGATCGTCCCCGATCCGAGCAAATCGATTCGCGAAGGGGCCATCGCCCCGTGGAATACGCCAGCCTACGAACACGAGCTTCAAGAGCTCTTGGCCTTGTCGAGCGACTACCAAATTCCCATTGATGTGCCGTTCGGCGAATTGCTCCCCAAGCACGTGGAACTGATTCGCGAAGGAGTGCCCGAGCGGAACTTCGGTGGGCTGAAGGGCTTCTTTGCCTGGCTGGAAAAGCGGAAGTACAAGATGCACCTGCGGGTGTATCTCAACCGCTGGCGCAGCACTCGTGATTGTCCCAGCTGTCATGGCGCGCGACTTAATCCGCTGGCACTCGCGTGGAAGATCAACGGCCTCAATCTCGCCGAGCTTTCCGCCCTGCGACTCGATGCCGCGCAGCGATTGTTTCAAGACTTGCCACTTACGCCCCGCGATCGTCAGGTCAGCCGCACCATGCTGGAGCAAGTTCGAGGCAGGTTGCAGTTTCTCGTAAAAGTCGGTCTCGGCTATCTCTCACTCGATCGGACGTTGCGCACCCTCAGCAGCGGTGAATCGCAGCGCGTTGCACTCACGTCGGCTCTGGGGTCCAGCCTGGTCAACATGCTGTATGTGCTCGATGAGCCTTCGGTGGGACTTCACCCGCGCGATGTCGAACCACTCGTGCAGGCTATTCGCGCCTTGCAGCAACGCGGCAATACGGTAGTCGTCGTCGAGCACGAAGAGGCCATGATTCGAGCTGGCGATTGGATCGTCGAAATTGGCCCCGGCGCGGGCGAACTCGGTGGTCGCGTTACCTTTCAAGGGACGCTGCCCGAACTGCTGAATGCCCAAGGTAGCACCACCGGCGATTTCATGGCTGGCCGTCGCGGCGTTTCCCGTCCGGCCCAACGCCGCGCACCGCGGGGTTCGCTTCGCCTGCTCGGTGCCCGCGGCAACAATTTAAAAAATCTCAAGGTCGATTTTCCTCTCGGTGTGCTGTGCCTCGTCACAGGCGTGAGCGGCGCGGGCAAGAGTACACTTGTTCAAGACACGCTGTACGGGGCACTATGTCGGCGGAAAAAGAAGGACTGCGACAAACCGCTGCCGTACGACGACGTGATTGGCGATGGGCAGATCGATGACGTGGTCTTGGTCGACCAAAGCCCAATCGGACGTTCGCCTCGTTCGAATCCGGTGACTTACATTAAAGCGTTCGACGAGATTCGCAAGGTGTTTGCCGAAACGGTCGAAGCCCGCACGCATAACTACACTGCGGGGCACTTCAGCTTTAATGTTGACGGTGGACGCTGCGACGCGTGCCAAGGCGAGGGCTACATTCAGGTCGAGATGCAGTTTCTAGCTGACGTCTTCATGAAGTGTACGCAGTGCCACGGGACGCGTTACCGGCGCGAGATCCTGGCTGTCACTTACCGCGGCCGCAACATCGCCGATGTCCTCGATATGACGGTCCGCGAGGCGTTTTCTTTCTTTCGTGGGCAGGCGAAGGTTCAAGGCAAACTGAAACAACTGATTGATGTGGGGCTCGATTACCTGCGGCTCGGCCAGCCCGCAAATACACTCTCCGCTGGCGAGTCTCAGCGACTCAAGTTGGCCGCGCATCTGTCCGAAGCGACTCGCAGTCGCACGCTGTTTTTGCTGGATGAACCGACGACCGGGCTGCACTTTGCCGACATCGTGCAACTTCTCGATTGCTTCGATGCATTGCTCGCGATCGGGCACTCGCTGATTGTGGTCGAGCACAACCTGCAACTGATGCGCTCGGCCGATTACATCATTGACGTTGGTCCCGGCGCTGCCGACGAAGGTGGCACCATTGTGGTGCAGGGGACTCCTGAAGAGGTCGCAGCTCATCCCGATTCCATCACGGGACAATACTTGAAGGAAGCTCTGGAAGCAGTGGAAACGGCCATTGCCGAGGCAACTGCGGCGGAAGCTAACACTAATGAATAA
- a CDS encoding KdsC family phosphatase produces MKLIDRCRRIELILSDVDGVLTDGGITYDNQGIEQKKFHIRDGLGIKLWQRAGFKFGVLTARTSHLVKLRASELNIEIVRQGFETKLPVAREVLKQLNLTPEQCCYIGDDLTDLPCIRNVGLGVAVADAADEVRAAAGHITRLAGGQGAVRELIEVILKAKGRWDETIQTYLAD; encoded by the coding sequence ATGAAACTGATCGACCGCTGCCGCCGAATTGAATTGATCCTGTCCGACGTCGATGGCGTGCTGACCGATGGCGGCATTACCTACGACAACCAGGGAATCGAGCAGAAGAAGTTCCACATTCGCGATGGGCTCGGCATCAAGCTGTGGCAGCGCGCGGGCTTTAAGTTCGGCGTGCTCACCGCGCGGACCTCGCACCTCGTTAAGTTGCGGGCCAGCGAACTGAATATCGAAATCGTTCGCCAGGGCTTCGAGACCAAGCTGCCAGTCGCCCGCGAAGTGCTGAAGCAACTGAACCTGACTCCCGAACAGTGCTGCTATATCGGCGACGATTTGACCGATCTTCCCTGCATTCGCAACGTGGGCCTGGGTGTGGCCGTGGCCGATGCAGCCGATGAAGTTCGCGCGGCAGCAGGACACATCACGCGCTTGGCCGGTGGCCAAGGTGCCGTGCGCGAACTGATTGAAGTGATTCTCAAAGCCAAGGGGCGCTGGGACGAAACGATTCAAACCTATCTGGCCGATTAG
- a CDS encoding KpsF/GutQ family sugar-phosphate isomerase, whose translation MSALPAGSYGLLSSMEQLRQGREVIRAEAQTLVALAEHLGEDFCSAVQLLHDCQGSVLVAGMGKAGLVGQKIVATLASTGTRSHFVHPSEAIHGDLGRIHRDDVLLVLSYSGETEEIVRLLPAVGQLGASVVAMTGQPSSTLGKFAAVTLDLGSIREACPLGLAPSASTTAMLALGDALALVLSQMRHFSEEDFARFHPGGSLGRKLAKVEEAMRPLDQCRLARADQTVREALLLQSRPGRRTGAVMVVGDEGQLSGIFTDSDLAKLLEARRESCIDGPIADVMTSSPTTVEVGTRLVVACQLLADRKISELPVVDSAHRPAGLIDITDVWNVPVAAAKVESDRSKILKLHRPVYRDQGDVPAPHAMDSVIPPSSTCNVESCWD comes from the coding sequence ATGAGCGCTTTACCGGCGGGTAGCTACGGACTGCTGTCTTCGATGGAACAGCTGCGGCAGGGGCGCGAGGTCATTCGGGCCGAAGCGCAAACCCTTGTCGCACTGGCCGAACACTTGGGCGAAGACTTTTGCTCGGCCGTGCAGTTGCTACACGATTGCCAAGGAAGTGTTTTGGTCGCCGGCATGGGCAAGGCCGGCCTCGTGGGGCAAAAAATCGTGGCTACGCTGGCTTCAACCGGCACGCGCAGTCATTTTGTTCATCCCAGCGAAGCGATTCACGGCGACCTCGGTCGCATTCATCGCGACGATGTCCTGCTGGTTCTCTCTTATAGCGGAGAGACCGAAGAGATCGTCCGGCTCCTACCTGCCGTGGGCCAATTGGGCGCGTCGGTGGTCGCCATGACTGGCCAGCCCAGCAGCACGCTGGGAAAATTCGCCGCGGTCACTCTCGACCTCGGTTCCATTCGCGAAGCTTGCCCGCTGGGCCTGGCACCGAGTGCGAGCACCACGGCCATGCTGGCTCTCGGCGATGCGCTGGCGCTGGTGCTGAGTCAAATGCGGCACTTCAGCGAAGAAGACTTTGCTCGCTTTCATCCCGGCGGCAGTTTGGGACGCAAACTGGCGAAGGTGGAAGAAGCGATGCGCCCGCTCGATCAATGTCGCTTAGCTCGCGCGGATCAAACCGTGCGCGAGGCACTGCTGCTGCAAAGCCGTCCTGGCCGTCGCACCGGGGCCGTGATGGTTGTCGGTGACGAGGGCCAGCTGAGCGGCATCTTCACCGATAGCGACCTCGCCAAACTGCTCGAAGCCCGCCGCGAGTCGTGCATCGACGGTCCGATTGCCGACGTCATGACCTCCTCTCCCACGACCGTGGAAGTTGGCACGCGCCTGGTCGTTGCCTGTCAATTGCTGGCCGATCGCAAGATCAGTGAACTGCCGGTCGTCGATTCCGCCCATCGTCCTGCCGGTTTAATCGACATCACCGACGTCTGGAATGTGCCGGTCGCCGCGGCGAAAGTCGAGTCCGATCGGAGCAAGATTCTGAAGCTGCATCGCCCCGTTTATCGCGACCAAGGAGATGTGCCCGCTCCGCATGCGATGGACTCAGTGATTCCACCTTCATCCACGTGCAATGTCGAAAGCTGCTGGGACTAG